The Lycium barbarum isolate Lr01 chromosome 4, ASM1917538v2, whole genome shotgun sequence nucleotide sequence agcccacatcccacgctaagatcatggagcatctaacagagttacatgagtttgagtgtcgggcatgtaaatccaaaataaaagaaataactagaaataaactagataaagctgaaatggctgcctccacgaacaatgcggtggctcacctcagcaacagaattcactcacgaagtcttcaattaccagcctcgttctcaacgacagtatctgcatggacatgcaggtaaggagtgagttatacataaatataacccagtaagatcctcgacccgccacttcaaatacccctggaacaagtgttagaaaatacaaacacacaacaaacacaaaaatattatgcacctgaatatatcattatataatagcaaccaaggtccaaaccactgtttatcaaatatattatatatctcaacacaatttacactatgAACCGTCATAattggcagttaaagaattagtcaacactatgaattcACGGCAACaaacacaatgtgccaaatatgtcaggaagcatacacaatgctaagggaagcatacacaatgctccaatatcatcaagaagcatacacaatgctaagggaagcatacacaatgctaagggaagcatacacaatgccccaatatcatcaagaagcatacacaatgctaagggaagcatacacaatgctccaatatcatcaagaagcatacacaatgctaagggaagcatacacaatgccccaatataatcaagaagcatacacaatgctaagggaagcatacacaatgccctaatatcatggctcacagctatatcacatcacaaaataatttataaagagagttttggaatATTTGAAAATAtagtatatgcggttggccttaaggaccaccgattctgccaagcacacgctcgccccaacacatggaccaggtaGACAAAACATAtatttaaaacgggttttgaaaagcaagtacccaaagcttaaagtctcacttacctcaaattcaaaattcaagcacacttcccaataaatcaaaattgCATTCTtgagtctccggattgcctcaaactacacaaaaacggatttagaatggtcaaaacccttagggcaaaccacttctatatttttagaggtttaaacggttaaagtcaaattttaaaggacgaaaacgccctctggtcaatgtgttcaaaactcgacaagacttatgttttcggaaaggccttaacgagaggattccaataatatatagaagtctaaaatctgacgctatttgccctttcaaatcaatgattttggttgaagaaccctagagctaaactttctcaattcctcaaaatattcccatgttttcaccataaagattcacccataattatgtaataaacttaaataaaagattagagtcattaccttgatgatttgggatgaaagttcttgtttttatcctttcttttcctttctttttgtcCCTTTCTTTCCCTTTGTCCCACTGGTTTTTTTCTCCTTCTGTTGGCaggtttcccttttttttttttctttcagcaaTTTAGTGATTCACGTCTGATGGCTTAGCCATCAGAATTttaaagcccccccccccccccccccccccatttttttttctttttttccttttccttttccattttgggcttggcccactaaattgcttctttttctattttctctttaatTCTAATTACGAATTTCTTTTCTTTGAAATTCCTTTGAGCTAAAATTACCAactaaacccttatttaaaaattgggttattacattctctaccacttaaaataacgttcgtcctcgaacagaTCTAGATCATACCTGTCGCATCAAATAATTGAGGATATTTATCTCACATATCCGTCTCagactcccaagtagcttcctcggTTGGATGATcacgccacaacactttgactgagactaccttcttcgacctcaattgtcgcactttcctatcaagaatagatatcggaccctcctcataagtcaaatttccATCGAGCTCCACATCCTCTGGTTGAATCTTATGGCTATCATCACCAACATATCGTCTTAGCATAGACACGTGAAATACATGATGAACAACAGACAATCTTGGAGGTAAAGCAAGTCTATATGCCACCAACCCAATTCGATCCAAAATCTCCTAAGGatcaatgtacctaggacttaacttacctttccgaccgaatctcataactcctttcatagGGGATACTTTTAGAAAAGACTTTTTCCCCCTtcatgaactccatatcacgtactttcttatctgcataggacttttgtctgCTTTGTGATGTCCGAAGCCGTTCTCGTATCAATGCAACATTTTCCAAGGCTTGTTGAACCAGATCTGGACCTAATAGTTGTGCTTCGCCCGGTTCGAACCATCCAACTGGTGAACGACACCTGCCaccatatagagcctcaaacGGCGCCATCTGTATACTCgattggtagctgttattataagcaaactcttcCAAAGGCAACTGatcgtcccaatgaccaccaaaatcaatcgcgcaagctctaagcatgtcctctaaaatctgaataactcgctcagactgtccatcagtttgtggatgaaaagttgtactcaaCTCGACCTGTGAACCCAGCGacttctgaaaagacttccaaaactcagcagtaaattgtgcacctcgatcaaatattatagaaataggcacaccatgaagtcgtactatctcacGAAGGTAAATATTTGCTAACTACTCTGCGGTATGAGTAACCCGAACTGGTATAAAATGAGCGGATTTGGTGAgtttatccacaatcacccagactgagtcatgtttcttgaaagtattcggcaaaccaactacgaaatccatcgtaatcctttcccacttccactctgggATAATCAAGTTTTGTATTACTCCGCcgggtttttgatgttcatatttgacctgctgacaatttaagcaacttgtcacatgtttcaaaatatcagccttcatacctttccaccaatataatccacgcaagtcttggtacatcttcgtagcaccTGGGTGGATGGAGTATCGCGAGCTATAAGCCACTTCAAGAATTAGTTGCTTCACATTACCCACCATAGGAATACACAGTCTACCATGACAACGTAACACGCCTTCGCCATCAATAGAGAATGACTTAACGCCCCCATTTTGCACTCGATCTCGCAGTCTAGCAAgacggggatcttcatattggcaagcCTTGACCTGCCCTATTAAGGACGATTGTGCCACCATAACTACAAGTATCCTGCCCTGTACTGTATGATCAATCCGAACTCCGCGGTTGGCTAATGCCTGAATATCCTTAGCCATAGATTATTCTTCAGCAGTAAATtgggccaagctgcccatagactttctactcaaggcgtctgccaccacattcgccttaccaggatgatacaaaattgtgagatcataatctttaagtaactTTAACCACCGTCGCTGTCTCAAATTCAGATCTCTTTGCTTGAATATGTATTGCAAACgcttgtgatcagtatagatttcacacggctcaccataaagatagtgacgccagatcttgagtgcaaatacaactgcggctaattctaagtcatgagttggataattcttctcatgtttctttagctgtcgagacgcataagctaccactttaccattctgcatcaagaCACAACCTAACCCGACtcgagatgcatcacaataaatggtgaAACCACCCTCATCAGTAGGTAAGGTCAAAATCGGAGCCGTAGTCAATGCAGTCTTTAATTTCTGAAAGCTTTCTGAACATTCATCTGACTATTGGAATACTACACCTTTCTGAGTTAAACGTGTCAATGGAGCAGCTATCTTCGAGAaaccctccacaaaccttctgtaatatccaGCTAGTCCCATGAAGCTGCGTATCTTTGTGGGAGTAGTGGGTTGAGGCCAATCTcgaactgcttcaattttctttggATCAACTTGAATCCCATCTCGGGACACCACGTGTCCTAAAAAGGAAACTGtgctcaaccagaactcacattttgagaacttggcataaagctttcgttccttaagtgtctgtagcacaattctcaagtgttgtccatgctcagcctcactccgagagtagaccaaaatatcatcaatgaacacaatcacaaaatggtctaagtatggcttgaataccctgttcatgaggtccataaatgctgcgggggcattagtcagcccgaatgacatcaccaaaaattcGAAGTGCCCATATCTTGTCCGAAAAGCTGTCTTGGAGATGTCCTCAGTCTTGATTCTCagttgatgataacctgatctcaagtcgattttggaaaaatgagtagcaccctgcagttgatcaaacaagatcaaacaaatcatcaatacgaggcaatggatacttattcttgatagtcgccttgttcagttgcctgtagtcaatgcacattctcatcgtgacatctttcttcttcacaaataacacaggtgcaccccaaggtgatacactaggcctaatgaaccctttatcaagtagctcttggagttgagccttcagttctctcaactcagttggagccatacgatatggaggaatagagataggttgagtCCCTGGAACTAAATCTATGCTGAACTCGATTTCTCTCATCGGGGGTAGGCCTGGTAAATCTTCAGGAAAAACATCCGCAAATTCGCGAACAACAGGAACGCTATCAATAGTAACATTCTCCGCTCGAGTATCATGAACAGTGGCAATAAAACCCAAACACCCATGATTAATCATTCGGCGTGCCTTTACATAAGATATTATTTTTTCCTTGAGTCACAGGAGTCATGCCTTTCCACACTAAAGTTTCTCCAGGAAAATTAAAACGTATAAGCTTAGCATAGCAATCAACCgatgcataacatgatgccaaccaatccatgcccataatcacatcgaaagcgGACATCGATAACACACATTGATCAACTACGGTGTCCCTGCCCTGAACAGATATCACACAATCTCTATAAACTCTATCCACTAAtgtactccccccccccccccccccccccccactttctACCACATACGGCACATTAATAGACTCAACTCCCCGTTTtaagaatatagcaaaagaagGAGATACATACGAATACGTAGAACCGGGATCAATAAGAGCATATGCACCATGAGAACCAATAGTAATAATACCTGTGACTACTGCATTAGATGCCTCGACATCCTGTCTTGTCATAGCAAAGAATCTCGGCGGTCCACCCCTCCCTGAGCAACCTGTACACCCTGTTGACCCTGTCTACGAGCACCCTGTGGAGCGGTCCTAGCTAGCTGAATCTGACCCTGTGTAGCTGTAGTAGTTCCCTGCGGCCGTGTAGTAGCTCGACTAGCACCAGAATTTCCTTTAGGACAGTATTTAGCAATATGCCCCTtttcaccacaagtaaaacaagccccATCTACCCCAAAGCAACGACCACTGTGATTTCTACTACAGTTAGAACACCTCGGATGATAACCTGACTGATATGAGCTATTACCCTTCCTCTGCATCTGCTGCTGGCCCTGTCTAGCGGAATAACCACTAGAAGACTGCACCACTGATTCTGACTGAGTAGATCTGGACTGCCCACGATAAAAACCACTCTTGTCCCCAAATGGAGCACCACTAAAACCACTTGTGTTACGTGGCTTTTTGCTTTCACGCTCAACTTTGTCCATCTCTAGATAGGACTCGTAACGGAGAGCAGTGTCAACTACATCTGAATAGGTACCATATCGCACATCTCGTACCACAGGACCACGATAGCGATGCTCAAGTCCATCCACAAATCGTCTCACCTTCTCTCTCGGATCCTCTACCAAATAAGGTACATACCTGGATAAATCTGTAAACTTGGCCTCATATTTTGTAACGGTCATAGTTCCCTGCCGCAGATTATTGAACTGACGTCTCATGTCATCTTGCTTGCTTAATGGAATAAACCTGTCCTTAAACAGTGCTAAAAATTCTGACCAAGTAATAGGTGGTAACCCTACTGGTCTACCTCTCTGATTCGAAATCCACCAAGACTCTGCAGAGCCTGAGAATAAGAAAGTGGCAAATTCCACACCACGAGTCTCCTTCAGCCCCAACGTAGTCAATATCTTTTCACAACGATCAATGAACTTCTGAGGTTCAATAGAAGTTGGTGAAGCTGGGGGCTTAAGATCCATGAAATTCTGAAACTCCTTAGATTGCCCTGTAGACTGGACAACCTGTTGAGGGGCCAACTGAGGTGTCTGATTAGCTGCAACATTCAACTGAACTTGAGCTTGTGCTTGTGAAGTAGCCTGAGGACCTGAAATTCCACTATGATTAGGCGCCAATGCCTCCAACACATTCAATAATCTGGTCACCACATCTGTGGGCATAGCAATAGTAGGGACAGCAGCTGGTGTCGGAGGAGTGTTCTGAACCACTTGTTCTTGCACTTGCTCTGACGCAACTCGGGGCTGACCCCAATTCACAACTTCAGGCTGAGGAGTGGCCCGAGTCCTAGTCTGAGCTCTAGTCTGATGAGTACTAGCTTGTCTACCACCGCGGGTAGCACTCTGTCCAGCACCACGTTTAGCAGATGAAGATGCGCGTTTCTTAGCCATCTGCGAAATAAATATTACAAGGTTAAACTTGATTCAACTCACGCACGaacaaggaatgaaagaagggaaaactttctagatgtccagtagcctcaaggtcataagtatgggcgcctacatacccatgaacaagattctactaaacactgctccatgacccgggacttaaagcctaggctctgataccaactttgtcacgtcccaaaatacccgctagatgtgattggcacccagcaaacaccacccgccaggcgaaccatatatcatactcttaatcatttacaaaagcactaaaagaaaataagtgcaggtccaacaacgttattaatgataaaaatgcgaaatagtcgccaaccaaatccataatcgatttatgaaaaaaCCAACCAatgctaagataaaaagaatctctagcccacatcccacgctaagaccatggagcatctaacagagttacatgagtttgagtgtcgggcatgtaaacccaaaataaaagaaataactagaaataaactagataaagctgaaatggctgcctccacgaacaatgcagtggctcacctcagcaacagaatccactcacaaaatcttcaattaccagcctcgttctcaacgacattatctgcatggacatgcaggtaaggagtaagttatacataaatataacccagtaagatcctcgacccgccacttcaaatacccctggaacaagtgctagaaaatacaaacatacaacaagcacaaaaatattatgcacctgaatatatcattatataatagcaaccaaggtccaaaccactatttatcaaatatattatatatctcaacacaatttacactacgaaccgtcataagtggcggttaaagaattagtcaacactatgaatccacggcaacatacacaatgtgccaaatatcatggttcacagctatatcacatcacaaaataatttataaagagagttttggattatttgaaaatatagtatatgcggttggccttaaggaccaccgattctgctaAGTACAcactcgccccaacacatggatcaggcagacaaaacatatttttaaaacgggttttgaaaagcaagtacccaaagcttaaagtttcacttacctcaaattcaaaattcaagcacacttcccaataaatcaaaactgcgttctcgagtctccggattgcctcaaactacacaaaaacggatttagaatggtcaaaaccctgggtaaaccacttctatatttttagaggtttaaacggttaaagtcaaattttaaaggacgaaaacaccctctggtcaatgtgttcaaaacccgacaagacttatgtttttgGAAAGGCCTGAACGAGAgaattccaacgatatatagaagtctaaattccgacgctatttgccctttcaaatcaatgattttggttgaagaaccctagagctaaactttctcaattcctcaaaatatccccatgttttcaccataaagattcacccataattatgcaataaacttaaataaaagattagagtcattaccttgatgatttggaaTGAAAGTTCTTGTTTTTATCCTCTCTTTTCCTTTGTCCCACTAGTTTTTTTCTCCTTCTGTTggcatgttttccctttttttttttctttcagcaaTTTAGTGATTCATAAGCCATCAGAATTTTAAAGCCCCCccctctcttttttttcttttttttctttttgggcttggcccactaaattgcttctttttctattttctctttaattctaattacgaatttcttttcttttaaattccttttagctaaaattaccaactaaacccttttaaaaatgggttATTACATTTATGAAAACGACAATGAGGTTGCAAATAGAATGGCTTGCTCTGATAAAATAGATGAATTAATAGTAAGGCAATTGATGGATATACTAAGAGTTAATCCATATTCGTTATTTTTACGAACTTTATCTGAGCTTCCAAACTTACAGAACCGTCACATCTCACTGAAATGTGATTCTGGATTTGATCAGCGAGTATTCAATTTGCCAAGTACTACTGAGGTTGCAGCGATATGGGTTGATGAAAATGATGGTGGTGCTATTCATGTACCGCATATTCAGATTTATACTCACAACAACAGAACACAGAGAGTCAACTATTATTTCGGATGCTATGATCCTTTACAGTATCCTCTATTGTTTCCGTATGGACAAAGTGGGTGGCACTGCGGTATTAAAAAGTTTCGTAGAAGACATGGTTTATCTGACTCTAAACAGATACCAAATATAAATTTTTTTACGTCTGTTGATGGATACCTTCATATGGAAGATCAAGTTCTACAAAAAGGAAAACGAAAGCGAGATACAGTTTCAGTTCGAGAATTCTATTGTTACAAATTTCAGATGAGAAATGTTGATAAAGATGAACTTCTACATACAGGGAGAATATTTCAACAGTACTCAGTTGATGAATACATAAAATTGGAGACTCAAAGACTAGATTTTGTTTTCTTCAATCAGGATTTGTTCAGAATGGATGTATTGCAGGGACTCATTGACATTTTGAGACTTGGTGAACGAGATGCTTCTAACATTGGGAAACAAACATTTCTGATGCTATGATCCTTTGCAGTATCCTCTATTGTTTCCGTATGGACAAAATGGGTGGCACTGCGGTATTAAAAAGTTTCGTAGAAGACATGGTTTATCTGACTCTAAACAGAtaccaaatataaaaaaatttacGTCTGTTGATGGATACCTTGATATGGAAGATCAAGTTCTACAAAATGGAAAACGAAAGTGAGATACAGTTTCAGTTCGAGAATACTATTGTTACAAATTTCTGACGATGAAGATGAACTTCTACATACAGGGTGAATATTTCAACAGTACTCAGTTGATGATACATAAAATTGGAGACTCAAAGACTAGATTTTGTTTTCTTCAACCAGGATTTGTTCAGAATGGATGTATTGCAGGGACTCATTGACATTTTGAGACTTGGTGAACGAGATGCTTCTAACATTGGGAAACAAACATTTCTGATGCTATGATCCTTTACAGTATCCTCTATTGTTTCTGTATGGACAAAGTGGGTGGCACTGCAGTATTAAAAAGTTTCGTAGAAGACATGGTTTATCTGACTCTAAACAGATaccaaatataatttttttttacgtCTGTTGATGGATACCTTGATATGGAAGATCAAGTTCTACAAAAAGGAAAACGAAAGCGAGATACAGTTTCAGTTCGAGAATTCTATTGTTACAAATTTCAGATGAGAaatgttgatgaagatgaactTCTACATACAGGGAGAATATTTCAACAGTACTCAGTTGATGAATACATAAAATTGGAGACTCAAAGACTAGATTTTGTTTTCTTCAATCAGGATTTGTTCAGAATGGATGTATTGCAGGGACTCATTGACATTTTGAGACTTGGTGAACGAGATGCTTCTAACATTGGGAAACAAACATTTCTGATGCTATGATCCTTTACAGTATCCTCTATTGTTTCCGTATGGACAAAATGGGTGGCACTGCGGTATTAAAAAGTTTCGTAGAAGACATGGTTTATCTGACTCTAAACAGAtaccaaatataaaaaaatttacGTCTGTTGATGGATACCTTGATATGGAAGATCAAGTTCTACAAAAAGGAAAACGAAAGCGAGATACAGTTTCAGTTAGAGAATACTATTGTTACAAATTTCAGATGAGAAATGACGATGAAGATGAACTTCTACATACAGGGTGAATATTTCAACAGTACTCAGTTGATGATACATAAAATTGGAGACTCAAAGACTAGATTTTGTTTTCTTCAATCAGGATTTGTTCAGAATGGATGTATTGCAGGGACTCATTGACATTTTGAGACTTGGTGAACGAGATGCTTCTAACATTGGGAAACAAACATTTCTGCCTGATTCTTTTATAGGAGGTCCTAGGGATATGCGTCAACGGTATATGGATGCCATTGCGTTAGTACAATGTTTTGGAAAACCCGACTTATTTATAACGATGACATGTAATCCATCTTGGCCAGAGATAGAGGAACATTTGGCACCAAGTGATGAGGCACAAAATAGACCTGACTTGATTAGTAGAGTATTTAAAGCCAAAATAGAAGAGCTGAAGACAGATATACTGAAACGAAATATCTTCGGAAAAGTTGTTGCTTTTATGTACACCGTGGAGTTCCAGAAACGAGGTTTACCTCATGCTCATTTTCTTATTATATTATGTAATGAGCATAAACTGTTGACACCAGAGGCATATGATGAAATAATTAGAGCAGAACTGCCGGATTGTAATACGGACCCAGATTTGCATAAGCTTGTAGTGAAGCATATGATGCATGGTCCTTGTGGTAGTTTAAATCCAACAAATACTTGTATGAGGAAAAAGGGTTACTGCAAGTTCAAATATCCAAAAATGTTTGCCGATCAAACATCAAAAGGTAATGATTCATATCCAATTTATAGGAGACGCAACACTGGGGAAGTCATGAAAGTAAGAAAGCATTATTTAGATAACTCTTGGGTTGTTCCATACTTCCATATAATCCGTATTTACTTGGCAAATTCAATTGTCACCTGAATGTTAAAGTTTGTTCGGACATCAAAGTTGTAAAGTACCTTTATAAATACATTTGCAAAGGACATGACAGGATTGCATTTTCTGTACAGCACAATGATACAAATGTAGAAATAGATGAGGTAAAAGAATATCGATCTGCTAGATGGGTATCACCTCCCGAGGCTGGATGGCGCATCTTTCGATTTCCTATTAGTGAAATGTCTCCGAGCGTTTACCGTCTTCAGCTGCATCTTGAGGGGCAACAATTTGTTTCTTTCAAGAAGAACATGGATGTAAATGCAATAGTAAATAATCCCATGATTAGGAAAATCATGCTAACAGAGTTCTTCTATATGAACAGAACTGATCATCATGCTACGGAGCTGAATCTATTGTACAGAGAATTTCCTGAACACTTCGTCTGGTCCTCTGGTGAAAATTTTTGGGCACGTCGACAACGTCGTTCTACTGTTGGTCGCATAGTAACATGTCACCCAACAGAAGGTGAACGATATTATCTTCGATTATTACTGACACACGTGCGCGGACCGACATCTTATGCAGATCTTTTGATGGTGAATGGAGAACCATGTAGTACATTTAGAGAATCTGTTGAAAAACGAGGATTACTACATTGTGATAACAGTTTGACAGAATGCATGTCTGAAGCAGCCAGTTATCACTTATCAGATGCCGTATAGTCTAAGGCGTTTATTTGCTACACTGCTGGTGTACTGCAACCCTACCAATCCAAGAGATCTATGGGAGCAATTTGAAGAGTCAATGTCTGAAGATTATAAAAGGTTACTGATTATTAACACAAAAGAAATTCGATATCAAGTTCTGAATCACATTAACGTTATTTTGCACTCTGGGTCATACTGTAAATGAATATGAGCTTATCCCGGAAACTATTAGACCTTCTACGGCAGGCAAAGAGGCGAAAGAGATTCACTTTGAAAGAACTATTACTCTTAGTGAAGAGGACGTGTTATTGCATAAGAAATTAAACAAAAAACAACTGACAGCATATGATCTGATTATTAAGAGAGTATTTTCGAACAAATCGGGTGCTTTTTTCGTCGACGGTCTGGGAGGAATTGGGAAAACATTTTTATACCGGGCTTTACTAGCAACTGTACGTTCTATGGGATATATCGCTTTGGCACCTGCTACTTCTGGTGTTGCTGCTTCTATTCTCCCTGGTGGGCGTACTGCACATTCACGCTTTAAAATTCCCATTAATATTGATGAGAACGTGACTTGCAATATTAGCAAACAAAGCGCACTTGCAAGTTTAATCCGTGATGCAAAGTTGATTCTATGGGATGAAGCATCTATGGCAAATAAAAGAATGGTGGAACTTTTTGATTTGCTGCTTAAAGATCTTATGGATACAGATATATTATTTGGTGGAAAAGTTGTTGTTTTTGGAGGTGACTTCAGGCAGACTCTGCCCGTCGTGAGAAATGGAAAAAGAGAAGATTTTGTAAAAGAAAGTTTGTTATATTCTACCATCTAGACTAAACTAGAAAAGGTACACTTATCTGAAATTATGAGGGCAAAAACGGATCCGGCATTTTGTGATTATTTGTTACGAATTGGAAATGGTCAAGAACGCGTTACGTCAACAAATAAGATTGAAATTCCACATTCATTTATTGTTCCATTCACAACTGAAAAAGAATCTTTGGATAAACCATTCACATTGACATATCCATATTTGAATTCATCTGCCTATAGTCCTTCTTGTACAGACTCCCGTGTAATTTTGACAACAAAAAACAATTTCGTCGATGAAATCTACAACATGCTTATTGATCTATTCCCAGGAAAGGCAAGAACAATTGTTGGCATTGATGAGACCATTGAATCTGACAATCAAACGCAATTTGAAGATCTACTGCATACTTTAAATCCTGCAGGTTTGCCTCCTTACATATTATCTTTGAAAGAGAACTGTCCAATTATGTTATTAAGAAACTTAAATCCGTATGAAGGTTTATGTAATGGCACACGATTAAGTTGTTGTGAATTTAAAACGCATGTAATAAGTGCTAAAATTACAGCTGATGATTTCAAAAATATGCATGTATTTATCCCAAGACTACCATTATTATCATCACATGATGAAAAATTACCAATTCCATTTAAGCGGACTCAATTTCCAATAAGATTGTGCTTTGCTATGACTATAAATAAAGCATAAGGTCAGACATTAGATTTTGTGGGAATTTATTTGCGCGAGCCTGTCTTTTCACACGGGCAACTTTACGTTGCCTTATCAAGAGCAAAAAGTTTGAATTGCGTCAAATTGTTGATTCGACCACCTACGCCGattagcgatgatgattgttccaccTATAATATAGTTTATGATGAAATCATTGAAAAGGCAAAC carries:
- the LOC132637774 gene encoding uncharacterized protein LOC132637774; the protein is MDVLQGLIDILRLGERDASNIGKQTFLPDSFIGGPRDMRQRYMDAIALVQCFGKPDLFITMTCNPSWPEIEEHLAPSDEAQNRPDLISRVFKAKIEELKTDILKRNIFGKVVAFMYTVEFQKRGLPHAHFLIILCNEHKLLTPEAYDEIIRAELPDCNTDPDLHKLVVKHMMHGPCGSLNPTNTCMRKKGYCKFKYPKMFADQTSKGHDRIAFSVQHNDTNVEIDEVKEYRSARWVSPPEAGWRIFRFPISEMSPSVYRLQLHLEGQQFVSFKKNMDVNAIVNNPMIRKIMLTEFFYMNRTDHHATELNLLYREFPEHFVWSSGENFWARRQRRSTVGRIVTCHPTEGERYYLRLLLTHVRGPTSYADLLMPVITYQMPYSLRRLFATLLVYCNPTNPRDLWEQFEESMSEDYKRPSTAGKEAKEIHFERTITLSEEDVLLHKKLNKKQLTAYDLIIKRVFSNKSGAFFVDGLGGIGKTFLYRALLATVRSMGYIALAPATSGVAASILPGGRTAHSRFKIPINIDENVTCNISKQSALASLIRDAKLILWDEASMANKRMVELFDLLLKDLMDTDILFGGKVVVFGGDFRQTLPVVRNGKREDFVKESLLYSTI